The following are encoded in a window of Vigna unguiculata cultivar IT97K-499-35 chromosome 8, ASM411807v1, whole genome shotgun sequence genomic DNA:
- the LOC114194050 gene encoding methylesterase 17-like isoform X2, translating into MLVKEEKAMAVSEESGDPRGTIPLLKPHFVLVHGIGGGAWCWYKIRCLMENSGYKVSCIDLKSAGIDHSHADSLLSFHDYNQPLMDFLSALPEKEQVILVGHSAGGLSVTEACHKFAKKIRLAVYVAATMLKLGFCTDEDLKHGVPDLSEFGDVYELGFGLGEDKPPTSALVKKEFQRKIIYPLSPHEDSTLACMLLRPGPIEALRSARFVEDGEVEKVPRMYIRTSHDHVMKAEQQEAMIKRWPPLSVCELDSDHSPFFSTPFLLFGLLVKAATLHFGCNFSNPAS; encoded by the exons ATGTTGGTGAAGGAAGAGAAAGCCATGGCAGTGAGTGAGGAAAGTGGTGATCCAAGAGGAACAATTCCCTTATTGAAACCACACTTTGTGCTGGTGCATGGCATTGGTGGAGGAGCTTGGTGCTGGTACAAAATCCGGTGTCTCATGGAGAATTCTGGCTACAAGGTCTCATGCATAGACCTCAAGAGTGCAGGAATTGACCACTCTCATGCTgattctcttctttcttttcatgaTTACAACCAACCCCTCATGGATTTCTTGTCTGCTCTGCCTGAAAAGGAACAG GTGATTTTGGTGGGACACAGTGCAGGAGGGTTGAGTGTTACCGAGGCTTGTCACAAATTTGCCAAGAAGATCCGTTTAGCTGTGTATGTGGCAGCAACTATGCTCAAGTTAGGATTCTGCACAGATGAAGATCTCAAACAT GGTGTACCTGATCTATCTGAGTTTGGAGATGTATACGAGCTAGGATTTGGATTGGGAGAGGATAAGCCTCCAACCAGTGCTTTGGTGAAGAAAGAATTTCAACGCAAAATCATCTATCCTTTGAGTCCACATGAG GATTCAACCCTAGCTTGTATGCTGTTGAGGCCAGGACCTATTGAGGCATTGAGAAGTGCAAGGTTTGTGGAGGATGGTGAAGTGGAGAAGGTGCCAAGGATGTACATAAGGACAAGTCATGACCATGTGATGAAGGCAGAGCAGCAAGAAGCCATGATAAAGAGGTGGCCACCATTGAGTGTGTGTGAACTAGACAGTGATCATAGCCCTTTCTTCTCCACCCCTTTCCTCCTCTTTGGGTTACTTGTAAAAGCTGCAACTCTTCACTTTGGATGCAACTTTTCTAACCCAGCTTCCTAA
- the LOC114194050 gene encoding methylesterase 17-like isoform X1 — protein MLVKEEKAMAVSEESGDPRGTIPLLKPHFVLVHGIGGGAWCWYKIRCLMENSGYKVSCIDLKSAGIDHSHADSLLSFHDYNQPLMDFLSALPEKEQVILVGHSAGGLSVTEACHKFAKKIRLAVYVAATMLKLGFCTDEDLKHQGVPDLSEFGDVYELGFGLGEDKPPTSALVKKEFQRKIIYPLSPHEDSTLACMLLRPGPIEALRSARFVEDGEVEKVPRMYIRTSHDHVMKAEQQEAMIKRWPPLSVCELDSDHSPFFSTPFLLFGLLVKAATLHFGCNFSNPAS, from the exons ATGTTGGTGAAGGAAGAGAAAGCCATGGCAGTGAGTGAGGAAAGTGGTGATCCAAGAGGAACAATTCCCTTATTGAAACCACACTTTGTGCTGGTGCATGGCATTGGTGGAGGAGCTTGGTGCTGGTACAAAATCCGGTGTCTCATGGAGAATTCTGGCTACAAGGTCTCATGCATAGACCTCAAGAGTGCAGGAATTGACCACTCTCATGCTgattctcttctttcttttcatgaTTACAACCAACCCCTCATGGATTTCTTGTCTGCTCTGCCTGAAAAGGAACAG GTGATTTTGGTGGGACACAGTGCAGGAGGGTTGAGTGTTACCGAGGCTTGTCACAAATTTGCCAAGAAGATCCGTTTAGCTGTGTATGTGGCAGCAACTATGCTCAAGTTAGGATTCTGCACAGATGAAGATCTCAAACAT CAGGGTGTACCTGATCTATCTGAGTTTGGAGATGTATACGAGCTAGGATTTGGATTGGGAGAGGATAAGCCTCCAACCAGTGCTTTGGTGAAGAAAGAATTTCAACGCAAAATCATCTATCCTTTGAGTCCACATGAG GATTCAACCCTAGCTTGTATGCTGTTGAGGCCAGGACCTATTGAGGCATTGAGAAGTGCAAGGTTTGTGGAGGATGGTGAAGTGGAGAAGGTGCCAAGGATGTACATAAGGACAAGTCATGACCATGTGATGAAGGCAGAGCAGCAAGAAGCCATGATAAAGAGGTGGCCACCATTGAGTGTGTGTGAACTAGACAGTGATCATAGCCCTTTCTTCTCCACCCCTTTCCTCCTCTTTGGGTTACTTGTAAAAGCTGCAACTCTTCACTTTGGATGCAACTTTTCTAACCCAGCTTCCTAA
- the LOC114194473 gene encoding serine/threonine-protein kinase AtPK2/AtPK19-like — translation MVSSQFSVLNENSSPKSFLNQLVLPNGPPDLLPSSNSEEFEFSDVFGPSPSGGKVCNDPDCINIRSQSLFAPTTCIGQSLQLSKLTLHETEDALDLVEVLTETQKELEHSVNNAAVERHNLHFNGYCLNNQTIGVEDFGLLKVVGQGAFGKVYQVKRTGTSEIYAMKVMRKDKIIERNHAEYVKSERDILTKVDNPFVVRLRYAFQTKYRLYLVLDFVNGGHLFFQLYHQGLFREDLARFYAAEIICAVSYLHANDVMHRDLKPENILLDADGHAVLTDFGLAKQFNGTERSNSMCGTVEYMAPEIVMGKGHDKAADWWSVGILLYEMLTGKPPFCGGNRHKIQQKIIKDKIKLPAFLSNEAHSLLKGLLQKDVSKRLGSGSRSSEEIKSHKWFKSVNWKKLEAREVRPSFVPDVAGKHCVANFEERWTSMPLLDSPASTPKKDHSTFKKFSYTGAPVQ, via the exons ATGGTTTCTTCCCAGTTCTCTGTCTTAAACGAAAACAGTTCACCAAAGTCTTTCCTCAACCAACTGGTTCTACCAAATGGACCACCTGATCTTTTGCCTTCTTCGAATTCTGAGGAATTTGAATTCTCTGATGTGTTTGGTCCATCTCCTTCTGGTGGAAAGGTTTGCAATGATCCTGATTGCATTAACATCCGCTCTCAATCTTTATTTGCTCCCACAACTTGTATTGGTCAGTCCTTGCAGCTTAGCAAGCTCACCTTACATGAGACAGAAGATGCATTGGACCTTGTGGAGGTTTTAACAGAAACACAGAAAGAACTTGAACATTCTGTTAACAATGCAGCAGTAGAGAGACATAATTTACATTTCAATGGTTACTGTCTGAACAATCAGACTATTGGAGTTGAGGATTTTGGACTTCTGAAGGTTGTTGGGCAAGGTGCTTTTGGAAAGGTGTACCAGGTGAAGAGGACAGGTACTTCTGAAATATATGCTATGAAGGTCATGCGCAAGGATAAGATCATAGAGAGAAACCATGCTGAATATGTAAAATCTGAAAGGGATATACTTACAAAGGTGGACAACCCGTTTGTTGTGCGGCTCAGATACGCTTTCCAA ACAAAATATAGGCTGTATCTTGTGCTTGATTTTGTCAATGGTGGCCACCTTTTCTTTCAGCTCTATCACCAAGGCCTATTCAG GGAAGATTTGGCACGCTTCTATGCCGCAGAGATTATTTGTGCCGTTTCTTATCTTCATGCAAATGATGTAATGCACAGGGATCTTAAGCCTGAAAACATTCTTCTCGATGCAGATGGTCAT GCTGTGTTAACAGATTTTGGCCTGGCTAAGCAATTCAATGGCACTGAAAGATCAAATTCTATGTGTGGAACTGTAGAGTACATGGCCCCTGAAATTGTAATGGGAAAAGGTCATGATAAGGCAGCTGATTGGTGGAGTGTGGGAATTTTACTATATGAAATGCTTACCGGAAAG CCTCCTTTCTGCGGCGGAAATAGACATAAGATCCAGCAGAAGATaattaaagacaaaataaaGCTCCCAGCATTTTTGTCAAATGAGGCACATTCACTGTTAAAAGGG CTGTTGCAGAAAGATGTCAGCAAACGCCTTGGCAGTGGATCAAGAAGCAGTGAGGAGATTAAAAGCCACAAATGGTTTAAGTCTGTGAACTGGAAGAAACTGGAAGCCCGTGAAGTCAGGCCAAGCTTTGTGCCAGATGTTGCTGGGAAGCACTGTGTTGCTAACTTTGAGGAGAGGTGGACTAGTATGCCTTTGCTGGATTCTCCAGCTTCTACTCCCAAAAAGGATCACAGTACCTTCAAGAAGTTCTCATATACTGGTGCTCCAGTTCAGTAA
- the LOC114194472 gene encoding probable inorganic phosphate transporter 1-2, with protein sequence MATNKGVLSTLDKAKTQRYHYKAIGIAGMGFFTDAYDLFCITAVIKLIGRLYYYDPMSQSPGKLPKNVSNAITGVALCGSLLGQLFFGWLGDKLGRKKVYGITLATMVGCTLASGLSFGSTAKSVVATLCFFRFWLGFGIGGDYPLSAVIMSECANTKTRGAFVAAVFAMQGVGILFAGGVAMLVSKLFLWAYPACVYAVNPVQCTQPQGDFVWRIVLMFGAFPAAFTYYWRMKMPETARYTFLVEGNHKKAVEDMAKVLENDVPLEESNIRVAATATPSLSYGFISSEFLEKHGLHLLGTTSTWFFLDIAFYSLQLTQQDIYPATGFLPNASQMNGIEEVFQLSKAMSAVALFATVPGYWCTVYFIDKIGRFKIQLGGFFAMSVCMLFLGLNYTKYREDERNPDENYDDSAGKNTLFVILFEVTLFFSNFGPNSTTFIVAAELFPARFRSTCHGISAAAGKAGAIIGAFVVQSYINSTQDKSEAMKTALMTLSVVNMLGFLCTFLVPETRGRSLEEISGEDKELTGNIAQDNANEKTTDTEKETKNSNADISPANSMV encoded by the coding sequence ATGGCCACCAACAAAGGTGTCCTCTCAACACTTGACAAAGCCAAGACACAAAGATATCACTACAAGGCAATTGGGATAGCAGGGATGGGGTTCTTCACTGATGCATATGATCTCTTTTGCATCACTGCAGTTATCAAGCTCATAGGTCGCTTGTACTACTATGACCCCATGAGTCAGAGTCCAGGGAAGCTTCCAAAGAATGTAAGCAATGCAATAACAGGAGTTGCATTGTGTGGCTCTCTTTTGGGGCAGCTCTTCTTTGGCTGGCTGGGTGACAAACTCGGCCGAAAAAAGGTTTATGGCATAACCCTTGCCACCATGGTGGGGTGTACCTTGGCATCAGGACTTTCTTTTGGCTCCACAGCCAAAAGTGTGGTGGCTACTCTTTGCTTCTTCAGGTTCTGGCTAGGATTTGGCATAGGAGGAGACTATCCTCTCTCAGCTGTTATAATGTCTGAATGTGCCAATACGAAGACTAGGGGAGCTTTTGTTGCTGCTGTTTTTGCTATGCAAGGGGTGGGAATATTGTTTGCTGGAGGTGTAGCCATGTTGGTCTCCAAATTGTTCCTATGGGCTTATCCAGCCTGCGTTTATGCAGTTAATCCAGTGCAATGTACTCAGCCACAAGGAGACTTTGTTTGGAGAATAGTGCTAATGTTTGGTGCATTTCCTGCTGCATTCACTTATTACTGGAGAATGAAAATGCCAGAAACTGCAAGATACACTTTCTTAGTGGAAGGAAATCACAAGAAGGCTGTTGAAGATATGGCCAAAGTTCTTGAAAATGATGTACCTTTAGAAGAATCAAATATCAGGGTTGCTGCCACTGCCACACCTAGTCTCTCTTATGGATTCATCTCTTCAGAGTTTCTTGAGAAACACGGCCTTCACCTTCTAGGAACAACCAGCACCTGGTTCTTCTTGGATATTGCCTTCTACAGTCTTCAGCTAACACAACAAGATATTTACCCTGCGACTGGGTTTTTACCCAATGCTTCCCAAATGAATGGCATAGAGGAGGTGTTTCAACTCTCCAAAGCAATGTCTGCAGTGGCACTGTTTGCCACTGTCCCTGGATACTGGTGCACAGTGTACTTCATTGACAAGATTGGAAGGTTCAAAATCCAACTTGGCGGATTTTTTGCTATGTCTGTTTGCATGCTGTTTTTGGGACtcaattatacaaaatataggGAAGATGAACGCAACCCAGATGAAAATTATGATGATAGTGCTGGCAAAAACACCCTCTTTGTCATTCTTTTTGAAGTCAcccttttcttttcaaactttGGACCCAATAGCACAACATTTATAGTGGCGGCAGAGCTATTCCCTGCCAGATTCCGTTCAACATGCCATGGGATATCAGCAGCAGCTGGTAAAGCAGGAGCTATCATTGGTGCTTTTGTTGTGCAAAGCTATATAAATAGTACACAAGACAAATCAGAAGCTATGAAGACCGCGCTTATGACACTTTCAGTGGTGAATATGCTAGGATTCCTCTGCACTTTCTTAGTGCCAGAAACACGAGGTCGGTCACTTGAAGAAATCTCTGGAGAAGATAAAGAACTCACTGGCAATATTGCTCAAGACAATGCAAACGAGAAAACAACTGATACAGAAAAGGAAACCAAAAACTCTAACGCTGATATAAGTCCAGCAAACTCAATGGTTTAG
- the LOC114192991 gene encoding probable inactive receptor kinase At5g58300 translates to MKFQFRAVSFVLLSFTVSLFGLIVADLNSDRKALLEFFSNVPHAPRLNWSESTPICTSWAGVTCNQNETSVISIHLPGAGFKGSIPENSLGKLNSLKILSLHSNGLRGNLPSDILSIPSLQYVNLQQNSFSGLIPSSISPKLIALDISSNNFSGSIPPTFQNLSRLTWLYLQNNSLSGAIPDFNFPSLKYLNLSYNNLNGSIPKSINNYPYTSFAGNPHLCGPPLNNCSAVSTPSSSSSSLSPSPVHQPLSPSAAPQNRSATTSKSYFGLASILALAIGGCAFLSLLVLMMFVCCLKKNKSQSSGILTGKAPCSGKTEVSKSFGSGVQEVEKNRLFFFEGCSYSFDLEDLLKASAEVLGKGSYGTTYRAALEDGTAVVVKRLREVLVGKKEFEQQMEVVGRIGRHPNVLPLRAFYFSKDEKLLVYDYMPGGSLFSLLHGNRGIGRSPLDWDSRMKIALGAAKGLASIHTDHMDSKLTHGNIKSSNVLITKECDGCITDIGLTPMMTTQSTMSKANGYRAPEVTEYRRITQKSDVYSFGVLLLEILTGKAPIGYPGYEDMVDLPRWVRSVVREEWTAEVFDEELLRGQYFEEEMVQMLQIALACVAKVADNRPTMDETVRNIEEIRLPEMNNRNTSSESESNVQTP, encoded by the exons ATGAAGTTCCAATTCCGTGCTGTTTCATTTGTTCTGCTAAGCTTCACAGTGTCTCTCTTTGGCCTGATTGTAGCTGACTTGAACTCCGACAGAAAAGCTCTCCTTGAGTTCTTCTCAAATGTTCCTCACGCCCCAAGGTTAAATTGGAGTGAGTCCACTCCAATTTGTACTTCTTGGGCTGGTGTGACTTGCAACCAAAATGAAACTAGTGTCATTAGCATCCATCTTCCAGGGGCAGGTTTCAAGGGCTCCATTCCAGAAAATAGCTTAGGAAAACTAAATTCTCTTAAAATTCTGAGCCTTCACTCCAATGGCCTTAGAGGAAACCTTCCTTCTGACATTCTCTCTATTCCTTCACTCCAATATGTAAACCTGCAGCAAAATAGCTTCTCAGGCCTAATCCCTTCTTCTATCTCCCCTAAACTCATAGCATTAGATATTTCCTCTAACAATTTCTCCGGAAGTATCCCACCTACCTTTCAGAATCTCAGTAGACTAACCTGGTTGTATCTCCAAAACAATTCCCTCTCTGGGGCTATTCCTGACTTCAACTTTCCAAGTCTCAAGTATTTGAATTTGAGCTATAACAACTTGAATGGCTCAATTCCAAAGTCCATCAACAATTATCCGTACACTTCTTTTGCTGGGAACCCTCACTTGTGTGGACCACCTCTCAATAACTGTTCTGCAGTCTCCActccatcttcatcttcttcctccctTTCTCCTTCTCCTGTTCATCAACCACTCTCTCCATCAGCAGCTCCCCAAAATAGAAGTGCTACCACTTCAAAGAGTTACTTTGGCCTAGCTTCTATACTTGCTCTGGCAATTGGGGGCTgtgctttcctctctctcttggttttgatgatgtttgTATGCTGTTTAAAGAAGAACAAAAGTCAAAGCAGTGGCATACTTACAGGAAAGGCACCGTGTTCTGGAAAGACCGAGGTTTCAAAGAGTTTTGGGAGTGGGGTGCAAGAGGTTGAAAAAAACAGGTTGTTTTTCTTTGAAGGTTGCTCTTACAGCTTTGACCTTGAAGATTTGCTAAAGGCTTCAGCTGAAGTTCTTGGAAAGGGTAGCTATGGAACAACATATAGGGCTGCTTTGGAGGATGGAACAGCAGTGGTAGTTAAAAGGTTGAGGGAAGTTCTAGTTGGAAAGAAGGAGTTTGAGCAGCAGATGGAGGTTGTAGGAAGAATTGGTCGGCACCCCAATGTTTTGCCCCTTCGAGCTTTTTACTTCTCCAAAGATGAGAAACTTCTAGTATATGACTACATGCCTGGAGGCAGCTTGTTTTCCTTGCTGCATG GGAACAGAGGAATTGGAAGATCTCCATTAGACTGGGATTCAAGAATGAAGATTGCACTTGGAGCTGCTAAGGGACTTGCTTCCATTCACACTGATCACATGGATTCGAAACTTACTCATGGCAACATCAAGTCCTCCAATGTGCTCATAACCAAAGAATGTGATGGCTGCATCACTGATATAGGACTCACTCCTATGATGACCACCCAATCAACCATGTCAAAAGCCAATGGCTACCGTGCTCCCGAAGTAACCGAGTACAGGAGAATCACTCAGAAGTCTGATGTTTACAGCTTTGGAGTGCTCCTTCTTGAAATACTCACTGGAAAGGCTCCAATTGGATATCCTGGCTATGAGGACATGGTTGATCTTCCAAGGTGGGTGAGGTCTGTGGTTCGAGAGGAATGGACTGCTGAAGTTTTTGATGAGGAACTTCTTAGAGGGCAGTATTTTGAAGAGGAAATGGTGCAGATGCTTCAGATTGCACTTGCATGTGTGGCTAAGGTGGCAGATAATAGGCCAACAATGGATGAAACTGTTAGGAACATAGAGGAAATTAGGCTTCCTGAAATGAATAACCGTAACACATCATCTGAGTCTGAATCTAATGTACAAACTCCATGA